GAAACCCTGCGAGGCCAGAGGGTTGTATTGCTGAGTCTTACCTAGCAGAAGAGTGCATGCGGTTCTGTAGTGAGTTTCTTAAAAAGACAACAAATGTGGAGGATAAATTAGATAGGGATACTGACTATGAGAGCCAGTCAATCCTAGAGGAACATCCAATATCGGCACCGAGATCAATTAATCTGTCTGACATGGAGAAGAAAATGGCCCACCTTGCTGTCCTTCAGAACACATCTGTTGTTGACCCTTACGTTGAGTAAGTTATTGCATTTTTTTAACTTCGCATCTATAAGCTAAGTagcaaactgaaaaaaaaaaattttgtttcacaAGCATGCATCTACAGTTTCTACAAGAGACAAATGCAAGATGTAGACGTGATGCAACATATTTGTGGAGTACACATACTCTGAATTTTGCTTCTTGGTTAAAAGAACATGCAAGTTTCTAAGAATTATTCTGTTTTCTGAATTAATTGTTTTTCTATTCTGACAATTGTTTATACTTTTTGCTAGATACATATGGATGCTGAAACACATGAAGAGACTCTAAAATGGTTGGCATATGGACCATGTAGTAGTGCAAGGTCATATACAGGCTATATAGTGAACGGACAGCGCTTTCACACACACTCAGTTCAGAGGCTGAGCCAAAACAATGGAGTATTTTATGAGGCTACTGCAATGTGTAGAGCGAGTGCCAAAGACACTTCACAAGTTGTTGATTTGGTATCATACTACGAGAGAGTTACATAGATTATCTTGCTGGACTATAATGTCTTTTATGTCCCTCTATTCAGGTGTCAATGGGCAGTAAGAGGAAACGGAGTTAAGGTGGAAGATGAGTACACACTTGTTAACTTGAATCAGTGTCAAGTTTCCTTTAATAGGGATCCATACATATTAGCTTCTCAGGAAAAACAAGTATTTTACTCAAGGGAGGATGATACATCCAGCTGGTATATTGTCCTAAGAGGTCCATCAAGAAGATACAatgaagcagaagaagaagatgtcaaCACAGATATCAGACCATTGACATGGATGTTGATATAGATGAAGCTCACAATGCCCGAGTTGATTGTGAAGGCATATATGTGTGATGCATGTGATATGTGTCTTGTTTGATGCTTGACTGTTTTGTGTGCTTTTTTGATGTCTTCTCTGATATTTGTCTTGTTTGATGCTTGACTCTTTTGGGTTCTTTTTTGTGATGACTGATGTAGTTTCATAGTTATTTTTGTATCTTGTACTAACTAATGTATAATTTCTTTCAGGTGAATTAAATGGGTCGTCCAAAGACTACAGGAATGCAAAAGAATGCGACTAATAGTAAGGTCACCAAGAAAGACACGAAGGTCACAAAGAGGGGAAGGAAAAGGAATACCGAAGTGGAAGTTGAATTTATTGGTACTGTCCAATGCCAACCGCAGCATGATGAGCTTGAAAAGGCTATAGAGGCTGACGAGGAGGAAGAGCATGAAGATTCTGAAAAGGATCAGGAGCCTGTCGAGGATAAAGAGCATGAAGAGCTTGACGAAAATGAGGAAAATGAAGATGTTAACAGGGCTGCGGGGGCTGACGCTAACGAGCAGGAAGAAGAGCCTGATGGAGAGGTGAATTGAATGAAGTTCAGCCTAAGCAGAAGAAACACTGAGGACCAACCAAGATGAAGCACATCGCCAGAGATCCAAATGCTAGAGAAAGAGTGGAGTTCAATGATTTTGGAGATCCTGTTGGTGAAGGATCAGTGAAGTTGTCTTCATACCTAGGTCCATTAGTGTGGGAGCATGTACCTGTCACATTTGATGATTGGAGGAAAATCAGTGAGGAAGTTAAAATTGTTCTATGGAAATTTGTTCAGGTGACTTTCTCATATTACATTTTCACATTTGATGGTTCTGTATCGATATATGTAATTCATTTGGTATAGTTGTGATTGTAGGCAAGGtttgagcttgatgaagagtacCAAAAGAATGTTGTGTTGAGGCAAATGGGATGTTTATGGAGGGCCTCAAAATCAAGACTTGTCACGCAGATAAGGTGTAAAGCTACTAACCAAGAGAGGATGAATCTAAGACCAAAGAATGTTAATCCAGTTGAATGGCGAAAATTTGTCAAGTGCAAAACCAGTCCAGCCTTTAAGGTATTGTCTACTAAGTTAGCTTGTTTTCAAGGTTCTATATTGAATATCTTCACTCAATGTATGCTAGGCTGTGAGTGATAAATACAAGGAGAGGAGAAGCAAACAAATTCCTCACACCTGTAGCCGTAGAGGAATGGTTAGGCTAGAAGAAGATATGGTACCATTTCTTCACCTTAACTATTAACTTTTTATTCACTTACCACCTTTTTCACATCTAATGTGTTGTTTTCATCAGAAACAAGAGAGTGGTGGAGTATCGAAAGTGAGTAGGCTTAAAGTGTGGGTCAAGTCACGTACAAAAAAAGATCAGACACCAGTCAATATGATTGCTGCAGAGAAGTTtgtaagtagttttttttttggtgcttCAAAGATATTACTATATGCTTAGTAACATGTTTTATCTTGGCGGAAAAAGGCAGCTGAGCTCGTTGATAGCGGTGCTAATTCTAATTCAACAAACCTTAGTGTTGATCCGCTTTCAGTACTATTAGGACCTGACAATCCTGGTCATTTGATGGCAATGGGAAGAAACATTGGGAAGACGAAGTTAGCTTGTTTTCAAGTGAAGAAACTGTTTATGGCTGAAATGGAAGAGAAGCAGCTTGGTTTGATGCACCATGTTAACGAGTTGCAATCTGAAATTGCTAGAATGAAGAGACAGGTTAGTTATACTAAGCATGCTTATATTCTTAGATGTTAGTTATTAGCTGATTACTTACATGCATTTATGTTACATCATGAACCTGAGATAGGTGAAAACTCAGCTACTGCAAGAGCAGGTAATTTACAGACATTCTAAACAATATTTGGGTAGTAATTACTGACatgttttaaaatacatttatgtaGAGTGTTAACAAAAGAGCACAACCTAAGTGTGTGTTGGTTGATTGGTCTGGTTCTGATGAAGACGTTGCTGAGGGCCGTGTTATTTCATCTGAACCGGAAGACTTTGTGAATGATATCCCCTTAGGCCCTCTTGCTGTTAAAGTATTGGTCGAAACTGCAATCAAATCAGATGCATTTCTATGGAGGCCTGCAACCGGTATGTGTATTGTTGAGCAAGCGGTTGGCGAGATGATTGCATGGCCTGCCAATAAATGCATTATTTCAGACCAGACGATGTATTCTGAAGACATTCCTCTTAGGGTAAGATGTGTAATCAAGAAGCAAGTTTTTGCAGTTTACTTTGTTGTTCTTTGTCTGAGTTGTTGTGAGCATTAACATATTCTTATTCTCTTTTGCATGTGTCTGCTAGAACCCAACGGCGTATTCTGTCAACAAATGCAAACTCTTATCACCTTGGACAACTACTGACGAAGTTGTTGCTGAAGGCCATTGGCAGTGTCAAGAACCA
The window above is part of the Brassica napus cultivar Da-Ae chromosome C8, Da-Ae, whole genome shotgun sequence genome. Proteins encoded here:
- the LOC111212912 gene encoding uncharacterized protein LOC111212912, with protein sequence MKHIARDPNARERVEFNDFGDPVGEGSVKLSSYLGPLVWEHVPVTFDDWRKISEEVKIVLWKFVQARFELDEEYQKNVVLRQMGCLWRASKSRLVTQIRCKATNQERMNLRPKNVNPVEWRKFVKCKTSPAFKAVSDKYKERRSKQIPHTCSRRGMVRLEEDMKQESGGVSKVSRLKVWVKSRTKKDQTPVNMIAAEKFAAELVDSGANSNSTNLSVDPLSVLLGPDNPGHLMAMGRNIGKTKLACFQVKKLFMAEMEEKQLGLMHHVNELQSEIARMKRQVKTQLLQEQSVNKRAQPKCVLVDWSGSDEDVAEGRVISSEPEDFVNDIPLGPLAVKVLVETAIKSDAFLWRPATGMCIVEQAVGEMIAWPANKCIISDQTMYSEDIPLRNPTAYSVNKCKLLSPWTTTDEVVAEGHWQCQEPKALVDRLPVGPNAVKVFVDVVHEPDTFLWRPRPEMTYLRDSVK